One genomic window of Cellulophaga sp. Hel_I_12 includes the following:
- a CDS encoding RNA polymerase sigma factor codes for MMDKNRTANFLVIVENNKGILFKVANSYCLNIEDRKDLVQEIILQLWKSFDSYNEKFKYSTWIYRISLNVAISFYRKERSRKRISNPLTTDIFDFSDKEISDEKETNLGILNHIISELNDLNKALMLLYLEEKSYKEISEIIGITETNVATKIGRIKSILKTEFNQLKIQ; via the coding sequence ATGATGGACAAAAATAGAACAGCCAATTTTCTTGTTATTGTTGAGAACAATAAAGGTATTCTATTTAAAGTCGCAAACTCATATTGTCTGAATATTGAAGACAGAAAAGACCTCGTTCAAGAAATTATTTTGCAATTGTGGAAATCATTTGACAGCTACAACGAAAAATTTAAATATTCAACTTGGATATACCGAATTTCCTTGAATGTAGCTATATCGTTCTACAGGAAAGAGAGAAGTAGAAAACGGATTTCAAACCCGCTTACAACAGATATTTTCGATTTTTCCGACAAAGAAATATCTGATGAAAAAGAAACCAACTTGGGAATATTGAATCATATAATTTCAGAATTAAATGATTTGAACAAAGCCCTAATGTTGCTATATCTCGAAGAAAAAAGTTATAAGGAAATTTCAGAAATCATCGGAATTACAGAAACCAATGTTGCAACAAAAATTGGCAGAATTAAAAGCATACTAAAAACGGAATTCAATCAACTTAAAATTCAATAA
- a CDS encoding DUF4886 domain-containing protein: MKKILLILLILVSVNCKSQDIKATEKINVLFIGNSLTYYHDMPETLQKMVNETNSNFNIEHSTFPGMPLYGHLNDIIESRTENGINTRQKKEGEKTETEIKLSEKDWDILILQEGTVRLLIPEAKEYKVETAIAGIKNRISNKDCKFILFKTWPSKEEYPKQYCYSKSSINHSLENDKYCSPEIKSLEQEIELINESYDSVAEKYGLITSENGNKVYEILTEYPNINVYEDNIHPNKYGAFLNACVFYQMLTNKKASKLKFVGEIEPTIAELLKNISE; the protein is encoded by the coding sequence ATGAAAAAGATTCTGCTAATACTTTTAATACTTGTTTCTGTTAATTGTAAATCTCAAGACATAAAAGCAACAGAAAAAATTAATGTTCTATTCATTGGCAATAGTTTAACCTATTACCATGATATGCCTGAAACTTTACAAAAAATGGTGAATGAGACTAACTCGAATTTTAACATTGAGCATAGTACATTCCCTGGTATGCCGTTATATGGGCATTTGAACGACATAATTGAATCACGAACTGAGAATGGAATTAATACTCGGCAAAAAAAAGAAGGAGAAAAAACCGAAACGGAAATTAAGTTGTCCGAAAAGGATTGGGATATTTTAATTCTTCAAGAAGGGACTGTTAGACTTTTAATTCCAGAGGCTAAAGAATATAAAGTAGAAACTGCAATTGCAGGAATAAAGAATCGAATTTCAAATAAAGATTGCAAGTTTATTTTATTTAAAACTTGGCCTTCAAAAGAGGAATACCCAAAACAATACTGTTATTCCAAATCGTCGATTAATCATTCATTAGAAAATGATAAGTATTGTTCACCAGAAATAAAGAGCTTAGAACAAGAAATTGAATTAATCAATGAATCATATGATTCAGTGGCTGAAAAATATGGACTCATAACATCTGAGAATGGGAATAAGGTTTATGAAATATTGACTGAATATCCAAATATCAATGTTTATGAGGACAATATTCATCCTAACAAATATGGAGCATTTCTAAATGCTTGTGTTTTTTATCAAATGCTAACAAACAAAAAAGCATCTAAACTAAAATTCGTCGGAGAAATTGAACCAACCATAGCAGAATTATTGAAAAATATTTCGGAATAA
- a CDS encoding RDD family protein yields the protein MEQIQTQPNIGKRVLAGFIDYFIIYAVTFFLAYTLGEPNDEGGYSLNGAPALIPMIFWLFMTVGLEQLFGATFGNGLVGLKPISILEHIDGRIYKNAIQKSTFGQSFKRHLLDLIDMFFFGLVAIITIKNSEKNQRLGDLWAKTTVIKIEDEK from the coding sequence ATGGAACAAATACAAACTCAACCAAATATTGGAAAACGGGTATTAGCTGGATTTATAGATTATTTTATAATTTATGCTGTCACATTTTTCCTCGCTTACACGCTCGGCGAACCGAATGACGAAGGTGGTTATTCATTAAATGGCGCGCCAGCCTTAATTCCAATGATTTTCTGGCTGTTTATGACGGTTGGACTTGAACAACTTTTCGGAGCAACTTTTGGAAATGGACTAGTTGGATTAAAACCAATTTCAATTCTTGAACATATTGATGGACGGATTTACAAAAATGCAATTCAAAAATCAACTTTTGGGCAATCCTTTAAAAGACACCTTCTTGACCTTATAGATATGTTCTTTTTTGGTCTTGTTGCAATAATTACGATTAAAAATTCTGAAAAAAATCAGCGATTGGGAGACCTATGGGCAAAAACCACCGTCATAAAAATAGAAGACGAAAAATAA